The proteins below are encoded in one region of Reichenbachiella sp. 5M10:
- a CDS encoding alpha/beta hydrolase yields the protein MKQSLSLILCLCSTLSYAAERVTFKAADGVEVVADLHMSHPAAAPMIVLFHQAGWSRGEYLEIAPTLNRLGYNCLAVDLRSGNLVNGVRNETNQNARAMMRQTRYVDAYQDIEAAIAYAKTQTSNKLIIWGSSYSSALALKYAGDRPYAVQAVLAFSPGEYFKSQGKPGDWISQSTAHITCPAFITSAQNERPNWDSIYEAIPIESKYYYLPDTLGNHGSSALWVRYSDHQGYWSAVVDFLKTLEKK from the coding sequence ATGAAGCAATCTCTAAGTCTGATCCTCTGTTTATGTAGTACGCTGAGCTATGCAGCTGAGCGGGTCACTTTCAAGGCAGCGGATGGCGTAGAGGTCGTGGCGGATTTGCATATGTCACACCCTGCTGCTGCTCCTATGATTGTCTTGTTCCACCAAGCAGGGTGGAGTCGGGGAGAGTACTTGGAGATTGCTCCTACATTGAACCGTCTTGGGTACAATTGTCTCGCAGTGGATTTGCGCTCTGGCAATTTGGTCAATGGTGTTCGCAATGAGACCAACCAAAATGCTCGCGCTATGATGCGACAGACGCGCTATGTGGATGCCTATCAAGACATAGAGGCGGCTATTGCATATGCCAAAACACAAACCTCCAATAAACTCATCATTTGGGGAAGTAGCTATTCATCAGCACTAGCGCTGAAGTATGCGGGGGATCGTCCCTATGCTGTACAAGCTGTACTGGCATTTTCTCCTGGAGAGTATTTCAAATCACAAGGCAAGCCAGGGGATTGGATCAGTCAAAGTACTGCTCATATCACTTGCCCTGCTTTCATTACCTCTGCCCAAAACGAAAGACCCAACTGGGATTCTATCTATGAGGCGATCCCAATTGAGTCTAAATACTATTATCTACCCGATACCTTGGGCAATCACGGATCGAGCGCGTTGTGGGTGCGGTATAGCGATCATCAAGGCTATTGGTCCGCGGTAGTTGATTTTCTCAAGACATTAGAAAAGAAGTAA
- a CDS encoding cation diffusion facilitator family transporter codes for MNNEESAIKTTYFSIVGNLSLALIKGAAGFFGNSYALIADAIESSADVFSSLLVWLGLNYAKRPADKNHPYGHGKIEPVVTLLVVGFLVSSALYIAYESIIHIQTPHKIPHPWTLIVLAVIILWKEVSFRIVIRKSKQTNSSSLRADAWHHRSDAITSVTAFIGISIALIFGKGYETADDWAALLASVFILYNSFLIFRPAIGELMDEHRYDDLIEEIREVSISVEGILGTEKCLIRKAGMKHHVDLHAWVDGSISVKEGHDLAHRLQDELHVQIPHLGLISIHIEPNEPIA; via the coding sequence ATGAACAACGAAGAGTCGGCCATTAAGACAACCTATTTTAGTATAGTTGGAAACCTTAGTTTGGCTTTGATCAAAGGTGCTGCGGGGTTCTTTGGCAACTCCTATGCGCTGATAGCTGATGCGATCGAGTCGTCAGCGGATGTGTTTTCGTCCCTATTAGTATGGCTAGGACTCAACTACGCCAAACGCCCTGCAGACAAAAATCACCCCTATGGGCATGGGAAAATAGAACCTGTTGTCACACTGTTGGTAGTGGGTTTTTTGGTGAGCTCAGCCCTGTATATTGCCTATGAAAGTATCATTCATATTCAAACACCTCACAAAATCCCACACCCCTGGACTCTGATAGTTCTGGCAGTAATCATTCTTTGGAAGGAAGTTTCGTTTCGAATTGTCATTCGAAAAAGTAAGCAAACCAATAGCAGTTCGCTCCGTGCTGATGCATGGCACCACCGCAGTGACGCCATTACCTCGGTGACTGCATTCATTGGGATTTCTATAGCCTTGATTTTTGGCAAGGGCTATGAGACAGCGGATGATTGGGCTGCTTTGCTGGCTTCTGTTTTTATTTTATACAATAGCTTTTTGATCTTTCGCCCAGCCATAGGAGAACTTATGGACGAACACCGCTACGATGATTTGATAGAGGAGATTCGAGAGGTGTCGATCTCAGTAGAAGGGATATTGGGTACAGAAAAGTGTCTCATACGGAAAGCGGGGATGAAACATCACGTTGATTTGCACGCTTGGGTCGATGGTAGTATCTCTGTCAAAGAAGGCCATGATTTGGCTCATCGGCTTCAAGATGAGTTGCATGTGCAAATTCCACACCTTGGATTGATTTCCATCCACATAGAGCCCAATGAGCCTATAGCCTGA
- a CDS encoding formate/nitrite transporter family protein: MKLFGKQAEPESGHDKPKEVKQILEEQIDASLKEFNRSTTGLFMSAFTAGLEIGFSILLMGTIFTMFGSEMDPTTLKLVLAMCYPLGFIFVIIGRSELFTEHTALAILPVLDGSVSLKNFFTLWGLVYSGNLLGGFLFGLLISKIGPAVGFIHQNAFYHLAHELIEYRWDVILLSALLAGWMMGLLGWLVTSAQETISRILLIAMVTTIIGVAGLHHCIVGSIEVFTGMITSSEITYLDYLHFQFWATVGNAIGGCVFVAILKFSHVRLKK; the protein is encoded by the coding sequence ATGAAATTATTTGGTAAGCAAGCAGAACCCGAGAGTGGTCATGACAAACCCAAGGAAGTCAAGCAAATCTTGGAGGAACAGATAGATGCTAGTCTCAAGGAATTCAATCGGTCTACTACAGGATTGTTTATGTCGGCGTTTACGGCGGGTTTGGAGATTGGGTTCAGTATTCTGCTGATGGGTACTATTTTTACTATGTTTGGTAGCGAGATGGACCCTACGACGCTCAAATTGGTACTGGCCATGTGTTATCCACTGGGCTTTATTTTTGTGATTATCGGACGCTCAGAGTTGTTTACCGAACATACGGCTCTTGCGATATTGCCTGTTCTCGATGGATCGGTAAGCCTCAAGAATTTCTTTACACTTTGGGGGTTGGTCTATTCAGGTAATTTGTTGGGTGGTTTTTTGTTTGGATTGTTGATTTCCAAAATCGGTCCTGCTGTAGGGTTTATTCACCAGAATGCATTCTATCACTTGGCTCATGAGCTCATAGAATACCGGTGGGACGTGATCTTGCTCAGTGCTTTGTTGGCAGGATGGATGATGGGTTTGTTGGGGTGGCTGGTGACTTCTGCACAAGAAACTATCAGTAGAATCCTCTTGATCGCTATGGTCACTACGATCATTGGTGTGGCTGGTTTGCACCATTGCATTGTTGGTTCGATTGAGGTATTTACAGGCATGATTACCAGTTCGGAGATCACATACCTGGACTACCTCCATTTCCAGTTTTGGGCGACAGTCGGAAACGCCATAGGAGGGTGTGTTTTTGTAGCCATTTTGAAATTTAGTCATGTGCGACTAAAGAAATAA
- a CDS encoding pyruvate carboxylase produces the protein MDHLKNLRPIKKLLVANRGEIAIRILRAANELEIRTVAMYTYEDRYSLHRYKADEAYQIGADDDPLKPYLDIDEIIAVAKANDVDAIHPGYGFLSENVTFVRKIQEAGIIFVGPDPEVMERLGDKVAAKKIAIAAEVPVIEDSQEDITSVEIAMKEAKRIGFPVMVKAAAGGGGRGMRVVREESKLAQSFSEARKEALMGFGDDTIFIEKFIDNPKHIEVQIMGDRHGNLIHLFERDCSVQRRFQKVVEVAPCISIKQETKDKLYKYALNITKSVEYSNVGTVEFLVDQEENIYFIEVNPRVQVEHTITEEVTGVDIVRSQILIAMGHKLSDKEIFIKSQEDVECHGYAIQCRITTEDPANNFSPDYGRVIAYRSASGFGIRLDAGNCYSGVNISPFFDSMLVKVSSWGRTLEGASQRLSRALKEFRIRGVKTNIGFVNKVITHPEFYKGKATVKFIEEHPELFDMPRRKDSGTKLLRYLGNISVNGNPDVKRVDEQKVFRAPIIPEFDKAGAYPEGTKDKLTALGREGFVDWLKNDTKIHYTDTTFRDAHQSLLATRMRTQDMLKVAEGFAKNHPNIFSMEVWGGATFDVCMRFLNENPWERLKLLRAAMPNVLLQMLFRGSNGVGYKAYPDNLVEKFIEKSWENGMDVFRIFDSLNWIEAMKVSIKAVTERTGALAEGCICYTGDVFENNSKYNLDYYLTLARQLEDEGVHMLAIKDMAGLLKPKSAELLITELKKAVDLPIHLHTHDTSSIQSTTYHSAVNAGVDVVDLALGSMSGLTSQPNFNSFLHVMEGHERAHQFDVKSLNDYSNYWEDVREYYYPFESGLKAGNAEVYDHEIPGGQYSNLRPQAESLGLGDKFQEVKKNYAIVNKMFGDLVKVTPSSKVVGDMAIYMTSNNLTPEDVMTNKSLSFPESVVSLFKGELGQPAGGFPMELSKVILKGEKPFTERPNAHLEPIDFDVEMKAFQEEFDEYCDELDFLSFKLYPKVFKDFYNRWKMFGEVMKLPTRAFFFGLKENEEILVELEKGKSIIIKFLYQSKPDESGQCDVYFELNGQTRMIRVLDQNQTAAKPINKKAEGDLEIGAPIPGKLVEIKVKAGDRVKDNDPLFVIEAMKMETTITATETGVVKKVYLSAGDLVESNDIVIEFE, from the coding sequence ATGGATCATCTCAAGAATCTAAGACCTATCAAGAAGCTCCTAGTTGCCAATCGAGGAGAAATTGCCATCAGAATATTGCGTGCTGCCAACGAACTCGAGATTCGGACCGTGGCGATGTACACGTACGAAGACCGCTATTCGCTCCACCGATACAAAGCAGATGAAGCGTATCAGATCGGTGCGGATGATGATCCTCTCAAGCCGTATTTGGATATCGATGAGATCATCGCAGTAGCCAAGGCCAATGACGTAGACGCTATCCACCCAGGGTATGGTTTCTTGTCAGAGAATGTGACATTTGTTCGTAAGATTCAAGAAGCGGGGATAATTTTCGTCGGGCCAGATCCAGAAGTGATGGAACGGCTGGGAGACAAAGTAGCTGCGAAGAAAATCGCCATTGCTGCTGAGGTACCTGTGATCGAAGATAGCCAGGAGGATATTACGTCAGTGGAGATCGCGATGAAGGAAGCCAAACGTATTGGTTTTCCAGTGATGGTCAAAGCGGCTGCTGGTGGTGGTGGACGTGGTATGCGTGTAGTACGCGAAGAGTCTAAACTTGCCCAGTCTTTCAGCGAAGCACGGAAAGAAGCTTTGATGGGGTTTGGAGACGATACGATATTCATCGAAAAATTCATTGACAACCCCAAGCATATCGAAGTGCAAATCATGGGGGATAGGCATGGCAATTTGATTCACCTCTTTGAGAGAGACTGCTCGGTACAGCGTCGCTTTCAGAAGGTGGTAGAGGTCGCTCCTTGTATTTCGATCAAACAAGAAACCAAAGACAAACTCTATAAATACGCGCTCAATATCACAAAATCTGTGGAGTACAGCAATGTGGGTACGGTAGAGTTTTTGGTGGATCAAGAAGAAAATATCTACTTCATCGAAGTAAATCCACGAGTGCAAGTGGAGCACACAATCACTGAAGAAGTGACGGGTGTTGATATTGTCCGTTCGCAGATATTGATCGCGATGGGACACAAACTTTCCGACAAGGAGATTTTCATCAAGTCACAAGAGGATGTAGAATGTCATGGCTATGCAATCCAGTGCCGTATCACGACAGAGGACCCTGCTAACAACTTTAGTCCAGACTATGGACGCGTGATCGCTTACCGTAGTGCCAGTGGATTTGGGATTCGTCTCGATGCGGGCAACTGCTACTCGGGCGTGAATATCTCACCCTTCTTTGATTCGATGCTGGTGAAGGTGAGTTCATGGGGTAGAACGCTCGAAGGAGCGTCTCAGCGTCTCAGTAGAGCGCTCAAAGAATTTAGAATCCGTGGAGTCAAGACCAATATTGGTTTTGTCAACAAGGTGATCACGCACCCTGAGTTCTACAAAGGGAAAGCAACGGTCAAGTTCATCGAGGAACATCCAGAACTATTTGATATGCCGCGTCGCAAGGATAGCGGTACCAAACTGCTCCGCTACCTCGGCAACATCTCTGTCAATGGCAACCCAGATGTGAAGCGTGTAGATGAGCAAAAAGTCTTTAGAGCACCTATCATTCCTGAGTTTGACAAAGCAGGTGCGTATCCTGAGGGTACTAAAGATAAACTCACTGCATTGGGCAGGGAGGGATTTGTGGATTGGTTGAAGAACGATACGAAAATACACTATACCGACACGACTTTTAGAGACGCGCACCAGTCGCTATTGGCGACTCGTATGCGTACGCAAGATATGCTCAAAGTCGCAGAGGGCTTTGCGAAAAATCACCCGAACATCTTCTCGATGGAAGTGTGGGGTGGAGCGACTTTCGATGTGTGTATGCGTTTCTTGAACGAAAATCCATGGGAGCGATTGAAATTGCTACGAGCGGCTATGCCTAACGTACTGCTCCAGATGCTGTTTAGAGGATCGAATGGTGTGGGATACAAAGCCTATCCAGACAACCTCGTAGAGAAGTTCATCGAGAAGTCCTGGGAGAATGGTATGGATGTATTCAGGATTTTTGATTCACTCAACTGGATAGAGGCCATGAAGGTCAGTATCAAGGCTGTGACGGAAAGAACAGGCGCGCTGGCTGAAGGGTGTATCTGCTATACAGGTGATGTATTTGAGAACAACTCGAAATACAACTTGGACTACTACCTCACACTCGCTCGTCAGCTCGAAGATGAGGGGGTACACATGTTGGCTATCAAGGACATGGCAGGTCTACTCAAGCCTAAGAGTGCAGAGCTGCTAATCACCGAATTGAAGAAGGCGGTGGATCTACCGATTCACTTGCATACACATGATACATCATCCATACAGTCAACGACCTATCACTCAGCAGTCAATGCAGGAGTGGATGTGGTAGACTTGGCGTTGGGCTCTATGTCAGGGTTGACTTCTCAGCCCAACTTCAACTCCTTCTTACACGTGATGGAAGGGCATGAGAGAGCGCATCAGTTTGATGTAAAATCACTCAACGACTATTCTAATTATTGGGAGGATGTACGTGAGTATTACTACCCGTTCGAGTCTGGATTGAAAGCTGGAAATGCTGAAGTCTACGACCATGAGATCCCAGGAGGACAGTACAGCAACTTGCGTCCACAGGCCGAATCGTTGGGCTTGGGAGACAAGTTCCAAGAAGTGAAAAAGAACTACGCCATCGTCAACAAGATGTTTGGAGACCTTGTCAAAGTAACCCCATCTTCTAAGGTGGTCGGTGACATGGCGATTTATATGACCTCTAACAATCTAACTCCAGAGGATGTGATGACCAACAAGTCATTGTCATTCCCAGAGTCGGTAGTGAGTTTGTTCAAAGGAGAGCTTGGTCAGCCGGCAGGTGGCTTCCCGATGGAGCTGTCAAAGGTGATACTAAAAGGGGAGAAGCCCTTTACCGAGCGTCCCAATGCACATCTCGAGCCAATCGATTTTGATGTAGAGATGAAGGCGTTTCAGGAGGAGTTCGACGAGTACTGTGACGAACTAGACTTCTTGTCATTCAAACTCTACCCCAAAGTATTCAAAGATTTCTACAACAGATGGAAGATGTTTGGCGAGGTGATGAAGTTGCCTACTAGAGCTTTCTTCTTTGGATTGAAAGAAAACGAAGAGATTTTGGTAGAGCTGGAAAAAGGAAAGTCTATCATCATCAAGTTCTTATACCAGTCCAAACCAGATGAGTCTGGTCAGTGTGATGTGTATTTTGAGCTCAATGGCCAGACACGAATGATTCGCGTATTGGATCAAAACCAGACTGCAGCTAAGCCCATCAATAAAAAGGCAGAAGGAGACTTAGAAATAGGTGCTCCGATACCTGGCAAGTTGGTTGAAATCAAAGTGAAGGCAGGAGATCGAGTGAAAGACAATGACCCACTTTTTGTGATTGAGGCGATGAAGATGGAGACCACGATTACTGCAACTGAGACTGGCGTGGTGAAAAAAGTGTACCTCAGTGCAGGTGACTTGGTGGAGTCCAATGATATTGTAATTGAATTTGAATAA
- a CDS encoding MBL fold metallo-hydrolase: MVLISIGLFIALVVVGGGLFIRFSPEFGGKQSPADLEAYDRLDHHENGGFVNLIPTEMDMSVANIMSILKDQFFGKAERAPHTKIIPEHLDSLEVVRNQKTRVTWFGHSAILLEMDGAKILIDPMLGDVPAPHPMLGKSRFTEGLPLAIEKIPHLDAVIISHDHYDHLDYGSIQKLKEKVGRFYVPLGVDAHFERWGVNPDRIEVLNWWDETSLGSIGLVLTPSRHFSGRGLGDRNATLWGSWVFRGKHETMYFSGDSGYGPHFKAIGEKYGPFDFAMMECGQYDPRWSAIHMSPEETAQAGVDVQAKVIMPIHWGAFVLAFHDWRDPVWRVSQRAKELSLSLITPQIGQPITMDSLDVLYPKWWESYP, translated from the coding sequence ATGGTATTGATAAGTATTGGTTTATTCATTGCCTTGGTGGTAGTAGGGGGTGGGTTGTTTATTCGCTTCAGTCCGGAGTTTGGAGGCAAACAATCACCTGCTGATCTGGAAGCATATGATCGGCTTGATCATCACGAAAATGGAGGCTTTGTCAACTTGATTCCTACGGAGATGGATATGAGTGTTGCCAATATCATGAGTATACTCAAGGATCAGTTTTTTGGCAAGGCAGAGCGTGCACCGCACACGAAAATCATCCCTGAGCATTTGGATTCACTGGAGGTGGTGCGGAACCAGAAAACCAGAGTGACATGGTTTGGTCATTCAGCAATCTTGCTGGAGATGGATGGAGCCAAAATACTTATTGATCCAATGCTAGGTGATGTACCTGCACCACATCCGATGTTGGGCAAGTCTAGATTTACAGAAGGGCTGCCTTTGGCGATAGAAAAAATACCACACCTGGATGCGGTGATTATTTCACATGATCATTATGATCATTTGGACTATGGCTCGATCCAAAAACTCAAGGAAAAGGTAGGTAGGTTTTATGTTCCTCTGGGAGTAGACGCCCATTTCGAACGCTGGGGTGTAAACCCAGACCGAATCGAGGTGCTCAACTGGTGGGATGAAACGAGTCTGGGGAGTATTGGTTTGGTGCTTACTCCCTCGAGACACTTTTCGGGCAGGGGTCTGGGAGATCGCAATGCTACGCTGTGGGGGTCGTGGGTTTTTAGAGGAAAGCACGAGACGATGTATTTCAGTGGAGACAGTGGGTATGGACCCCATTTCAAAGCAATCGGAGAGAAATATGGCCCTTTTGACTTTGCAATGATGGAGTGTGGACAGTATGATCCGCGCTGGAGTGCCATACATATGTCTCCAGAAGAAACCGCGCAAGCTGGAGTAGATGTCCAAGCCAAGGTGATCATGCCGATCCATTGGGGTGCGTTTGTGTTGGCTTTTCACGATTGGAGAGATCCGGTTTGGCGGGTGAGTCAAAGAGCCAAGGAGTTGTCTCTGTCTTTGATTACTCCACAAATTGGTCAGCCCATCACCATGGATTCCCTCGATGTGCTGTACCCCAAATGGTGGGAGTCTTATCCTTAA
- a CDS encoding cold-shock protein: MAKSQQTFNKKEKEKKRLKKRQDKQQKKEERKENAKSSDLEDMIMYVDEDGNFTDTPPDPTKKKKVNAKSIEISTPKKDDADVDPVHVGRVDFFDHSKGFGFIIEQDTHDKYFVHVNGTTEEIKEHDKVSFELEQGLKGLNAVRVKKV; encoded by the coding sequence ATGGCGAAATCGCAACAAACATTCAATAAGAAAGAAAAAGAAAAGAAACGCTTAAAAAAGCGCCAAGACAAACAGCAAAAGAAAGAAGAGCGCAAAGAAAATGCGAAGAGCTCTGATCTCGAAGATATGATCATGTATGTCGACGAGGATGGGAATTTCACAGATACGCCACCAGACCCGACGAAAAAGAAGAAAGTAAATGCGAAGAGCATCGAAATCAGCACTCCCAAAAAGGATGACGCAGACGTTGATCCGGTACATGTAGGGCGAGTAGATTTCTTTGATCATTCCAAGGGTTTTGGGTTCATTATTGAGCAAGATACACACGACAAATACTTCGTACACGTCAATGGGACAACAGAGGAAATCAAAGAGCATGACAAGGTGAGCTTCGAGTTGGAGCAAGGCTTGAAAGGTTTGAATGCAGTGCGTGTAAAGAAAGTATAA
- a CDS encoding DUF1801 domain-containing protein — protein sequence MNPKVDEFFDNLTKWEEEMELLRVLVLECGLTEELKWRVPCYTFQQANVVLIHGFKEYCALNFFKGALIQDTDKLLTQQTENVQSGRQIRFVSKQEIVEKEAILKTYIYQAIEVERAGLKVDMKKTEDFDTPEEFRKAMEGDQNLKSAFEALTPGRQRAYKLYFAGAKQSKTRETRIAKYTPRILKGIGLNDCVCGLSKKMPSCDGSHKSLAVDPR from the coding sequence ATGAATCCTAAAGTTGATGAGTTCTTTGATAACCTCACGAAGTGGGAAGAGGAGATGGAGTTGCTGAGAGTGCTTGTGTTGGAGTGTGGACTGACTGAAGAACTTAAATGGCGTGTCCCATGCTATACTTTTCAACAAGCCAATGTTGTACTGATACATGGTTTTAAGGAGTACTGTGCGTTGAATTTCTTCAAAGGAGCTTTGATCCAAGACACGGATAAGCTGCTCACCCAACAGACCGAAAATGTGCAGTCGGGGCGTCAAATTCGTTTTGTCAGCAAGCAGGAGATTGTCGAAAAGGAGGCGATTCTGAAGACCTATATTTACCAAGCCATCGAAGTGGAGAGAGCGGGACTCAAGGTGGATATGAAGAAAACAGAAGATTTTGATACGCCAGAGGAGTTTCGAAAGGCAATGGAAGGTGATCAGAACTTGAAGAGTGCTTTTGAGGCTTTGACTCCAGGAAGGCAGCGGGCTTACAAACTCTATTTTGCAGGAGCCAAACAATCGAAGACCCGAGAAACGAGAATCGCCAAATATACTCCACGCATCCTTAAAGGAATAGGGTTGAATGATTGTGTATGTGGCTTGTCAAAAAAAATGCCGAGTTGTGATGGCTCACACAAGTCGCTTGCCGTGGATCCGAGATAA
- the corA gene encoding magnesium/cobalt transporter CorA, protein MKSMFKPFSLRELGLWKTDKPASQAVLKKGAAPGSLIFVGQKKMDKPLIQVIRFDEKVCEEYDFEKVEEIFEKIDAKGKSWVNIDGVHDEKLIEMIGSRMNMDLLLLEDILDTSQRPKCEDYNGNLYVVLRMIHYDEAKDVTVSEQFSMVLGENYLFTFQEVPGDVLNPVRERMRKPKARIRNRTMDYLAYALLDAIVDNYIFAIEQFGEKIDQIDEEVLINPDKSVLEKINFYKREINYLRKAIRPVREAVIQFEKSDFIDKRNKHFLKDLLDHVTIATESIETYRELLSDQLNIYHTSMSNKLNEIMRLLTIYTLIFSPLTLIVGIYGMNFKFMPELDYQYSYPIIWGVMVLITGSMFVYFKKREWL, encoded by the coding sequence ATGAAATCAATGTTTAAGCCATTTAGTTTGAGAGAATTGGGGCTGTGGAAAACGGACAAACCAGCAAGCCAAGCTGTGCTCAAAAAAGGAGCAGCGCCTGGTTCTTTGATCTTCGTCGGTCAAAAGAAGATGGACAAGCCGTTGATTCAGGTGATTCGGTTCGATGAAAAAGTGTGTGAAGAATATGATTTTGAGAAAGTAGAAGAGATTTTTGAGAAGATTGATGCCAAGGGTAAGAGTTGGGTCAATATTGATGGGGTACATGACGAGAAGTTGATTGAAATGATCGGTTCGCGGATGAATATGGACTTACTCCTTCTTGAGGATATATTGGATACATCTCAGCGTCCTAAATGTGAGGATTACAACGGTAATTTGTATGTCGTGCTACGTATGATTCACTACGATGAGGCAAAGGATGTCACAGTGTCGGAGCAGTTCAGTATGGTGCTCGGTGAAAACTACTTGTTTACGTTTCAAGAAGTGCCTGGAGATGTACTCAACCCCGTTCGAGAGCGCATGCGCAAGCCCAAAGCTAGAATTCGAAACCGTACGATGGATTATTTGGCGTATGCTTTGTTAGATGCGATCGTCGACAACTATATTTTTGCCATTGAACAGTTCGGAGAAAAAATCGATCAGATAGACGAAGAGGTACTGATCAACCCCGATAAATCGGTTTTAGAGAAAATCAATTTCTACAAAAGGGAGATCAATTATTTACGTAAAGCAATCCGTCCAGTGCGTGAAGCGGTGATTCAATTTGAAAAGTCTGATTTTATTGACAAGCGCAACAAACATTTCCTGAAGGATTTGTTGGACCATGTCACGATCGCAACAGAATCGATTGAGACATATCGAGAATTGCTCTCAGATCAGCTCAATATCTATCATACCAGTATGTCCAACAAACTGAATGAGATCATGCGGTTGTTGACAATTTATACCTTGATTTTCAGTCCTTTGACATTGATAGTGGGGATATATGGTATGAACTTTAAGTTTATGCCAGAATTGGACTATCAGTACTCTTATCCTATCATTTGGGGAGTGATGGTGCTGATCACTGGTTCTATGTTTGTATATTTCAAGAAGCGCGAGTGGCTCTAA
- a CDS encoding 2,3,4,5-tetrahydropyridine-2,6-dicarboxylate N-succinyltransferase, translated as MEDIKKLVEDTWEDRSKLSQPEVVQAIEYVIEELDKGRLRTAEPTAEGWKVNDWVKKAVILYFPLRKMEKIEVGCFEFHDKMALKKDYDKLGVRVVPHAVARYGAYISPGTVLMPSYVNIGAYVDEGTMVDTWATVGSCAQIGKNVHLSGGVGIGGVLEPVQAAPVIIEDNAFIGSRCIVVEGVRVGKEAVLGSGVNLTMSSKVIDVTGDEPVEYKGYVPERSVVIPGSYAKKFPAGEYNVPCAIIIGKRKESTDKKTSLNNALRENNVAV; from the coding sequence ATGGAAGACATCAAGAAACTAGTAGAGGATACTTGGGAAGACCGATCAAAATTGAGCCAGCCAGAGGTGGTGCAGGCGATTGAATATGTAATCGAAGAATTGGACAAAGGTAGATTGAGAACTGCTGAACCTACTGCGGAAGGATGGAAAGTGAATGACTGGGTGAAGAAAGCGGTGATACTGTATTTCCCATTGAGAAAAATGGAGAAAATAGAAGTTGGGTGCTTTGAGTTTCATGACAAGATGGCTTTGAAGAAGGACTATGACAAATTGGGTGTACGAGTAGTGCCTCACGCTGTAGCGAGATACGGAGCATACATCTCACCAGGTACAGTACTGATGCCTTCGTATGTCAACATCGGAGCGTACGTGGACGAGGGGACCATGGTGGATACTTGGGCAACTGTGGGTAGCTGTGCGCAGATTGGTAAAAACGTACACCTCAGTGGTGGAGTGGGTATCGGAGGAGTACTCGAACCTGTACAAGCAGCTCCTGTGATCATCGAGGACAATGCCTTCATCGGTTCGAGATGTATCGTAGTAGAAGGAGTAAGAGTAGGCAAAGAAGCAGTACTTGGATCAGGGGTTAACTTGACCATGAGCTCGAAGGTAATCGATGTGACTGGAGATGAGCCTGTCGAGTACAAGGGCTATGTGCCAGAGCGATCAGTCGTCATCCCTGGGTCGTACGCCAAAAAATTCCCTGCAGGCGAATACAACGTTCCATGCGCTATCATCATTGGTAAGAGAAAAGAAAGTACTGACAAGAAAACATCTCTCAACAACGCGCTGAGAGAAAACAACGTGGCAGTCTAA